Proteins from a single region of Hermetia illucens chromosome 3, iHerIll2.2.curated.20191125, whole genome shotgun sequence:
- the LOC119650671 gene encoding uncharacterized protein LOC119650671, with protein MRKLTVGTAMSRPTKNSQPKRVTPPAVPEIHRHSGSSFGSAGYSSLEDGGFSQPRDSPAALSMKDDSTEYAFTFPTFPPGEPLLTHKAAVYYHQQLALQEDQGIDLTQSPGRDSPGSSSGSAGSGSRHSTASLDSGRASSYITGGGASTRGPLSSPRCSVSSCSIGSVDRISQRGENDIVMDWLMDIKFENYATLFIDAGYDLATISRMTPEDLTAIGIKNPQHRERIKQHIDNLRLPDRLPHFVPGSIEEWLRLLRLEEYIQPLLDQNYKTVRDVTQVIWEDLEDIGIVKLGHQKKILLAIKRVKDIISGKWNPHQQMRQLRGKSLESLEDISERNVRGNLTFSHYSTDSYYYGPPQQPPQAMSKSICLNATSLPYNPIGNLQWRRSYDDGDITPTNEIAIDMGDGQGGGGTLPRQRSSSRSRLADRASPSTIIIHTPHSGEYLQPDNSPIMLANPHYGSTFSPLASKKQAPEPPRRQCSIRNMKSNNLQEAQPCNYKYLHYDQLANNQARNQHPTQYIPAAGTSSTVAAAPHQQPIYVNYNVQTHQTTAEIHCDRTHDSKSNSSIDSIDTIPFANENTGTIKQRLLNRQEISSSLSLSSSSSSSSTNTVANMSQSFHSFKKCDKHSPPSPATLSPTILASNTPNGGGGGTPGKISAPLNMEVRYHHSELVDDQAATIILPNAVAPAQAAPAGAGGNVPNATNDSTNVLNDIGNMLANLTDELDAMLEEEKRAGINDSE; from the exons ATGCGAAAATTGACCGTTGGTACGGCTATGTCTCGGCCCACGAAAAATTCACAACcgaaacgtgttacgccaccagCTGTACCAGAAATTCATCGTCATTCGGGTAGTAGTTTTGGCTCGGCCGGGTATTCGTCATTAGAAGACGGAGGTTTTTCACAGCCAAGAGATAGCCCGGCTGCGTTATCAATGAAGGATGATAGCACGGAATATG CCTTTACATTTCCAACTTTCCCTCCCGGCGAGCCTCTACTGACCCATAAAGCGGCCGTCTACTACCACCAACAACTAGCACTGCAAGAAGATCAAGGCATTGATTTAACGCAATCTCCGGGTCGTGATAGTCCGGGCAGTTCATCTGGGTCGGCGGGGTCGGGATCACGCCATTCGACCGCTAGTCTTGATTCAGGCCGAGCATCGTCATACATAACCGGGGGTGGAGCATCAACACGTGGGCCCCTATCCAGTCCACGATGCAGCGTTAGTTCCTGTTCTATCGGCAGCGTGGATAGAATAAGCCAACGCGGGGAAAATGACATTGTTATGGATTGGTTGATGGACATTAAATTCGAAAATTATGCAACCCTTTTTATTGACGCCGGATATGATTTAGCCACAATTTCTCGCATGACACCTGAAGACTTGACTGCAATTGGTATTAAGAATCCTCAGCATCGAGAACGAATCAAACAACACATTGATAACCTACGACTGCCAGATCGCTTGCCACATTTTGTGCCAGGATCAATAGAGGAATGGTTGCGGTTGTTACGCCTTGAAGAATACATTCAGCCTTTACTTGATCAAAATTATAAAACTGTGCGTGATGTCACACAAGTCATATGGGAGGACCTCGAAGATATCGGAATTGTTAAGTTAGGACATCAGAAAAAGATCTTGTTGGCCATAAAGCGTGTTAAGGATATCATTAGCGGTAAATGGAATCCACACCAGCAGATGCGACAACTACGAGGAAAGAGCTTGGAATCATTAGAAGATATAAGCGAACGAAATGTTCGGGGTAATCTGACTTTTAGCCATTATTCAACGGATTCCTATTATTACGGCCCTCCCCAACAGCCACCGCAAGCCATGAGCAAGTCGATTTGCTTGAATGCAACCAGCTTGCCCTACAACCCCATTGGCAATTTGCAGTGGAGACGTTCCTATGATGATGGTGACATAACGCCAACGAATGAAATTGCAATAGACATGGGTGACGGCCAGGGTGGGGGTGGAACGTTGCCGCGACAGCGAAGTAGTTCAAGGAGCCGCTTGGCTGACAGGGCCAGCCCTTCGACAATAATTATTCATACGCCACACTCGGGTGAGTATCTGCAGCCCGACAATAGTCCAATAATGCTTGCCAATCCACATTACGGATCGACGTTTAGTCCACTGGCTAGCAAAAAACAAGCTCCGGAACCGCCTCGACGCCAGTGTAGCATTCGAAACATGAAAAGCAATAATCTACAGGAAGCACAACCATGCAACTATAAATATTTACACTACGATCAACTAGCGAATAATCAAGCACGCAACCAGCATCCGACACAGTACATTCCTGCCGCTGGAACATCATCCACAGTCGCGGCTGCACCTCACCAGCAGCCCATCTATGTTAACTACAACGTACAAACGCATCAAACAACTGCTGAAATCCATTGTGATAGAACGCACGATAGCAAATCAAACTCCAGCATTGACTCGATCGATACCATTCCATTTGCTAATGAGAACACAGGAACCATCAAACAACGCCTACTCAATCGCCAAGAGATCTCGTCATCACTGTCCCTATCatcgtcatcgtcatcatcatccacaAACACGGTAGCTAATATGTCACAATCGTTTCATTCTTTCAAGAAATGCGATAAGCACAGTCCTCCATCGCCAGCCACCCTATCGCCCACGATCTTGGCCTCAAACACTCCAaacggtggtggtggtggtacgCCAGGCAAGATATCCGCTCCACTTAACATGGAGGTTCGATATCATCATTCGGAACTGGTTGATGACCAGGCGGCGACTATTATTTTGCCAAATGCAGTGGCTCCTGCACAGGCGGCTCCAGCTGGAGCAGGTGGTAATGTACCGAATGCCACAAATGATTCTACAAATGTCCTAAATGATATCGGTAATATGTTAGCAAATTTGACTGATGAGCTTGATGCCATGCTTGAGGAGGAGAAACGTGCCGGAATAAATGATAGCGAATAG